Proteins encoded in a region of the Neodiprion lecontei isolate iyNeoLeco1 chromosome 5, iyNeoLeco1.1, whole genome shotgun sequence genome:
- the LOC107217569 gene encoding LOW QUALITY PROTEIN: cytokine receptor-like (The sequence of the model RefSeq protein was modified relative to this genomic sequence to represent the inferred CDS: substituted 1 base at 1 genomic stop codon): protein MPGRPPKTDVGSFEIVAKSPSRDVYLYWQSIPEYLENGDNFTXKIVNVEENGDKVNLQPQEITKTYAKFRGISVHSFRFEIVTANCKGANEHKAVIHVPSKLEIPREPDVFTKIAFDDGLYELSWNPPHDSNIVNYTIFWCENDRDKPHQCTGYLGWVHVHRDVTVYNITVPDPRKVYQFVIAANTDRASSGMVWTSCTAIHNGVIRKMKSVWINHPESHLIEIGWKLKCTDRIGIVEGFKIYYCPIVSPENLNCTGAKLNRTVKADPQTTHGVVSDLKPYTTYMVSIAVLTKNGEGPQSDPQYTTTREGAPTVPVNVAVKNVTNTAMVVEWEAPSTMNGVLRYYHVHYNQNTTRVEGAYGNTTQVVIQGLKPHTHYNISVSACTVTCGNLSTPIDRWTDIRVQKNRK from the exons A TGCCAGGACGACCACCAAAGACGGATGTTGGAAGTTTCGAGATTGTCGCAAAGAGTCCAAGCAGGgatgtatacttatattgGCAATCGATACCGGAATACTTGGAAAACGGAGACAACTTCACGTAGAAGATTGTTAATGTCGAAGAGAATGGCGACAAGGTGAATCTCCAGCCGCAAGAGATCACCAAAACTTATGCAAAGTTCAGAGGCATCAGTGTTCACAGCTTTAGATTTGAAATTGTAACTGCCAACTGTAAAGGAGCGAACGAGCATAAGGCTGTGATACATGTTCCGAGTAAACTCGAAA TACCACGGGAACCAGATGTGTTTACGAAAATTGCATTTGACGATGGTCTCTATGAGCTGTCGTGGAATCCACCGCATGATTCGAACATTGTAAATTACACAATATTCTGGTGCGAGAACGATCGTGACAAACCACATCAATGCACT GGGTACCTTGGCTGGGTTCACGTACATCGGGACGTAACCGTATACAACATTACGGTACCTGATCCAAGAAAAGTCTACCAATTCGTGATAGCGGCGAATACAGATCGGGCTAGCAGCGGTATGGTATGGACTTCGTGTACCGCCATCCACAACGGTGTAATCCGGAAGATGAAGTCTGTATGGATAAATCATCCCGAGTCGCACCTGATTGAAATTGGTTGGAAGCTGAAGTGCACAGATCGCATAGGCATTGTTGAAGgttttaaaatatattattgccCCATTGTATCACCGGAGAACTTAAACTGTACGGGTGCGAAATTAAACAGAACAGTGAAGGCTGACCCTCAGACAACGCACGGCGTCGTGAGCGACTTGAAGCCCTATACTACATACATGGTATCCATAGCAGTATTAACAAAGAACGGCGAGGGACCTCAAAGTGACCCGCAATATACCACGACACGTGAGGGAGCGCCCACCGTGCCTGTCaatgttgcggttaaaaacgTAACGAACACAGCTATGGTGGTTGAATGGGAAGCCCCATCTACTATGAACGGAGTTTTACGATATTATCATGTCCATTACAACCAAAATACGACAAGAGTCGAGGGAGCCTACGGTAACACTACCCAAGTAGTGATTCAAGGCCTTAAACCGCACACGCACTACAACATCAGCGTCTCGGCATGTACCGTTACATGCGGCAATCTCTCCACACCGATAGATCGTTGGACTGACATTCGAGTTCAGAAGAACCGGAAGTAA
- the LOC107217568 gene encoding cytokine receptor codes for MGKMCHLINSSSTWGLNVLCLVFFLTIRGVRGSQSCTPGLDIIGRTWPQGDIQLEYGEPLKIYCILDETLMESRYPGKSSLDLVFFRNGRQIEPEHVTLINETTTAMYIEKPEPSSDVYICKLRLNNGSEQQYEDICMNKVIIGFKPKEPLNFSCVSQNWENLTCTWVPAPNHIATKFSLGYKLPGRIGRRTTFKCPEPKSDQKLPPNTCMWDASTDPSYRVFHENFKFMLTAENFLGTKVFIYPIHHFAHVIPAKPVGLSVVNKTSSSVLLHWKVPYPMATFPPGLHHKVSYQSEWDDPKKWETKYITTGVRENVKYFNLSDLPYANAAYKVRVFGKSSLAVGKGKWSESSNLNFRTAATLPGQSPKTAMGSFETVVKRSSRDVYIYWQAIPAYFENGDNFTYEVFDMKEDGKLSYLKPDEITKSYALFKELSLNSTFKFEIVAINCVGVNERKATIHVPSENRRPKEPTSITKTTFDGRLFELSWDAPSSTDIVNQTIFWCENMWDRPYQCSGYLDWITVTPNMRVYNITVPDETKLYQFAVAANTDQGSSGMAWTTCTVIHNSVVGKMDSVWVNNVESRLIEVGWKLKCSDRTNSVNGFVVYYCPMESPKYHNCRGSKLSKIVPGDRNTIHGIVDGLKPYTTYMLSVAVLTNNGEGPDSDPIFATTIETAPSSPENVIATVTGTAITVEWKPPSDVNGVLRYYTVHYDQEPKDHNQQIETEERTVIRDLEPDTVYNVRVSACTVMCGKRSSQILVRTETAIKHGSNAPRPKSDVADEDEENPNQSRHLSTSAIPAVLDDRKCLSIQRQVTKSQQQAKLAQEEAARAIDIFFESCVRPVGLDFDR; via the exons ATGGGAAAGATGTGCCATTTGATTAACTCCTCCAGTACTTGGGGTTTAAACGTCCTGTGTCTTGTGTTTTTCCTAACCATACGAGGGGTTCGTGGAAGTCAATCATGCACCCCTGGCCTAGACATTATAGGAA GAACGTGGCCACAAGGTGACATACAATTAGAGTACGGAGAGCCCTTGAAGATATACTGTATCCTGGATGAGACTCTCATGGAATCAAGGTATCCCGGTAAAAGCTCCTTGGACTTggtattttttcgaaatggTAGACAAATCGAACCCGAGCATGTTACTCTCATCAACGAAACAACTACTGCAATGTATatcgaaaaaccagaaccatCAAGCGACGTCTACATTTGTAAACTCAGATTGAATAACGGGTCCGAGCAACAGTATGAGGACATTTGTATGAACAAAGTTATTATTGGGT tcaAACCTAAAGAACCATTGAATTTCTCTTGCGTATCGCAAAACTGGGAAAATCTTACCTGTACGTGGGTGCCAGCACCCAATCATATCGCAACTAAATTCTCTCTGGGTTACAAGCTACCTGGTAGAATCGGTAGAAGGACAACTTTTAAATGCCCGGAACCAAAGAGTGACCAAAAGCTACCTCCAAACACTTGTATGTGGGACGCTTCTACGGACCCCTCATACAGAGTGTTCCAtgaaaacttcaaatttatGCTGACTGCTGAAAACTTTTTAGGAACCAAAGTTTTTATTTACCCAATTCATCATTTTGCGCATG TGATTCCAGCGAAGCCTGTCGGCTTGTCGGTCGTCAATAAAACTTCTTCTAGCGTTTTGCTTCATTGGAAGGTGCCTTATCCAATGGCAACCTTCCCCCCAGGTCTACACCACAAGGTTTCTTATCAGAGCGAATGGGATGATCCGAAGAAGTGGGAG ACGAAATACATAACAACTGGAGTAcgcgaaaatgtaaaatatttcaatctaaGCGATTTGCCGTACGCGAACGCGGCTTACAAGGTCAGAGTTTTTGGCAAAAGTTCGCTGGCAGTCGGTAAAGGTAAATGGAGTGAATCgagcaatttgaatttcagaaccGCAGCCACAC TACCAGGTCAATCACCAAAGACGGCTATGGGAAGTTTTGAGACGGTAGTAAAACGCAGCAGTAGAGACGTGTACATATATTGGCAAGCTATTCCAGCATACTTTGAAAACGGAGACAACTTTACGTACGAAGTTTTTGACATGAAAGAAGACGGAAAACTTTCATACCTAAAGCCAGACGAGATAACCAAAAGCTACGCACTGTTCAAAGAACTGAGTTTGAACtcaactttcaaatttgaaatcgtAGCGATCAACTGCGTCGGAGTAAATGAACGGAAAGCTACGATACACGTTCCTAGTGAGAATCGAA GGCCAAAGGAACCGACTTCAATTACAAAAACCACGTTTGACGGGCGTCTCTTCGAACTATCCTGGGATGCACCGTCTTCCACGGACATTGTCAATCAAACGATATTTTGGTGCGAGAACATGTGGGACCGACCTTACCAATGCTCC GGATATCTCGACTGGATTACCGTCACTCCGAACATGAGGGTCTATAACATCACAGTCCCGGATGAAACGAAACTCTACCAATTCGCAGTAGCGGCAAACACGGATCAAGGTAGCAGCGGTATGGCATGGACCACATGCACGGTGATCCACAACTCAGTTGTTGGGAAGATGGATTCGGTATGGGTTAATAATGTCGAGTCAAGGCTGATCGAGGTCGGATGGAAGCTGAAGTGTTCCGACAGAACGAACAGTGTGAATGGTTTCGTCGTTTACTATTGCCCAATGGAAAGCCCTAAGTACCACAACTGCAGAGGCTCGAAGTTGAGCAAAATAGTGCCTGGTGACCGTAACACAATTCACGGTATCGTGGACGGCTTGAAACCCTACACAACCTACATGTTGTCCGTAGCCGTGTTGACCAATAACGGAGAGGGACCCGATAGTGACCCGATCTTCGCTACGACCATTGAGACAGCCCCAAGTTCACCTGAGAATGTCATTGCGACTGTCACAGGCACGGCCATCACCGTTGAATGGAAACCACCATCTGATGTAAATGGTGTTCTACGATACTACACGGTGCATTATGATCAGGAACCAAAAGACCACAATCAACAGATCGAAACTGAGGAAAGAACGGTGATTCGAGATCTCGAACCCGACACGGTATACAACGTCAGAGTGTCTGCATGCACAGTTATGTGTGGCAAACGGTCCTCCCAGATATTAGTCCGGACTGAGACTGCGATTAAGCATGGTTCTAACGCACCTAGACCAAAGTCAGATGTTGCAGATGAGGATGAGGAAAATCCGAACCAGTCTCGTCATTTGAGCACTAGTGCGATACCAGCAGTCCTAGACGATAGAAAATGTCTCTCAATACAGAGGCAAGTGACAAAATCTCAACAACAAG